In one window of Reinekea forsetii DNA:
- the tyrS gene encoding tyrosine--tRNA ligase, with product MNLAHILAEIRRGTEEILVEEELIEKLQSGKKLRIKAGFDPTAPDLHLGHTVLMNKMRQFQDMGHTVIFLIGDFTGLIGDPTGKSATRPPLTPEAITANAASYTEQVFKILDPAKTEVRFNSEWFSKMGADGMIRLAAQQSVARMLERDDFKKRYKNNQSISIHEFLYPLVQGYDSVALEADIELGGTDQKFNLLMGRELQKGEGQAPQVVIMTPLLEGLDGVKKMSKSLGNYVGITEAPGAMFQKIVSIPDTLIWRWYELLSFKSLEQIAQLKATLATGANPRDIKIELARELVARFHGEEAAQSAHKGAGNLIQEGEVPAGTPEVEIGLDGELELPISAAVNKAGLAVNAAQTRDMVKNGRVKVDWAIVDATFKLVAGRYLIQAGKKKIAWVVIS from the coding sequence ATGAATCTGGCGCATATCTTGGCTGAAATTCGCCGTGGTACCGAGGAAATATTAGTCGAAGAGGAGTTAATTGAAAAGCTTCAGTCGGGCAAAAAGCTCCGCATTAAGGCTGGTTTCGATCCGACAGCGCCGGACCTGCACCTCGGCCATACCGTGCTGATGAATAAGATGCGTCAGTTTCAGGACATGGGTCATACGGTAATATTCTTAATTGGCGACTTCACCGGACTGATAGGCGATCCGACTGGCAAGAGTGCGACGCGACCGCCGCTGACGCCAGAAGCCATAACGGCCAATGCAGCCAGCTATACCGAGCAGGTCTTTAAGATACTCGATCCGGCGAAAACCGAGGTGCGGTTTAATTCTGAATGGTTTAGTAAGATGGGCGCAGATGGCATGATCCGCCTGGCGGCCCAGCAGAGCGTCGCGCGCATGCTCGAACGCGATGACTTTAAGAAGCGCTATAAGAATAACCAATCGATCTCTATTCATGAATTCCTCTACCCACTCGTTCAAGGCTACGATTCAGTCGCGCTCGAGGCCGATATCGAATTGGGTGGTACCGATCAAAAGTTCAATCTGCTGATGGGTCGCGAGCTACAGAAAGGCGAAGGTCAGGCACCCCAGGTGGTGATTATGACCCCGCTACTCGAAGGACTGGATGGGGTGAAGAAAATGTCCAAGTCTCTCGGTAACTATGTCGGCATCACCGAGGCGCCTGGAGCCATGTTTCAGAAAATCGTTTCCATACCCGACACTTTGATTTGGCGCTGGTATGAACTCCTGTCCTTTAAATCACTGGAGCAAATCGCCCAGTTAAAGGCCACATTGGCTACCGGCGCAAATCCGCGGGATATAAAAATTGAACTGGCGCGCGAATTGGTGGCACGCTTTCATGGCGAAGAGGCGGCCCAGTCTGCGCACAAGGGTGCGGGTAATCTGATTCAAGAAGGCGAAGTGCCGGCAGGAACGCCTGAGGTGGAGATCGGCTTAGACGGTGAGCTGGAGCTGCCAATCTCAGCTGCCGTGAACAAAGCCGGCTTGGCGGTCAACGCTGCCCAAACTCGCGACATGGTTAAGAATGGCCGGGTGAAGGTCGATTGGGCCATCGTCGACGCTACCTTTAAGTTGGTGGCCGGGCGTTACTTAATTCAGGCAGGTAAAAAGAAGATAGCTTGGGTTGTTATTAGCTAA
- a CDS encoding peptidoglycan DD-metalloendopeptidase family protein, with protein MTLQPFKKTGLFPQLHVMALAGCSLLVLVVALWPSQGQSLVVDIPANLVAEPVSLSVDESPWQHISETVTLGDTLSSVFERSGAGVTVLYKLIGNNDIKKPIEKIYPGQEFVFSFDEESVLRKVSFNESPTLSYHIVLEAGQKATIDKIVRVPDIRTRFTKGTINNSLFLAGSDAGLSDNMIMQLATLFGWDIDFALDIRQGDQFSLLYEENFLDGEKLNDGSIVAAKFYNNGREVTAIRYTDSAGHTDYYSPDGNSMRKAFLRTPMDVFRISSSFNPNRKHPVLNKIIAHKGTDYAAPTGTPIKASGDGKIIKANYSSTYGNVVVIQHGANIRTLYAHMSKFSKYTKVGNRIKQGQVIGYVGATGRVTGAHLHYEFQVNGVHKNPQTVKLPTARPLAGEYRDDFQNYSTNMIGQLSVFDEGFAAAGDFE; from the coding sequence ATGACTCTTCAACCGTTTAAAAAAACAGGTTTATTCCCTCAACTGCATGTAATGGCCCTTGCGGGTTGTTCTCTGTTGGTGCTTGTCGTTGCTTTATGGCCCAGCCAAGGGCAGTCTCTCGTCGTCGACATTCCCGCCAATTTGGTCGCTGAACCGGTCAGCCTTAGTGTTGATGAGTCACCCTGGCAACACATCTCGGAAACCGTAACCTTGGGCGACACCCTGTCGAGCGTCTTTGAACGCTCTGGTGCCGGTGTAACGGTCCTGTATAAGCTCATCGGCAATAATGACATCAAGAAACCCATTGAAAAGATTTACCCCGGCCAAGAATTTGTCTTTTCGTTTGATGAAGAGTCAGTTCTACGCAAGGTGAGCTTTAATGAGTCGCCGACCCTGTCCTATCATATCGTGCTGGAAGCGGGTCAAAAGGCGACTATTGATAAGATCGTGCGGGTGCCAGATATCCGCACCCGCTTCACCAAGGGGACCATCAACAATTCGTTGTTCCTCGCCGGGTCCGATGCCGGCTTGAGCGACAATATGATTATGCAGCTGGCTACCCTGTTTGGTTGGGATATCGACTTCGCCTTGGACATCCGCCAAGGGGATCAGTTTTCGCTGCTCTATGAAGAGAATTTTTTGGACGGCGAAAAGCTCAACGACGGCTCGATCGTCGCGGCTAAGTTCTATAATAATGGCCGCGAAGTGACCGCAATCCGCTACACCGATTCCGCGGGCCATACCGATTATTATTCACCCGACGGCAACAGCATGCGCAAGGCGTTCCTACGCACTCCGATGGATGTGTTCCGGATTTCCTCTAGCTTCAACCCCAATCGCAAGCATCCGGTGCTCAACAAGATCATAGCCCACAAGGGCACAGACTATGCGGCCCCAACCGGCACCCCAATCAAGGCATCGGGTGATGGCAAAATCATCAAGGCAAACTACTCATCCACTTATGGCAATGTTGTGGTAATTCAGCATGGCGCAAATATCCGCACCCTATACGCTCATATGAGTAAGTTTTCCAAGTACACCAAGGTAGGTAACCGCATCAAACAGGGCCAGGTCATCGGGTATGTCGGCGCAACCGGCCGCGTAACCGGGGCCCATCTACATTATGAGTTCCAGGTCAATGGCGTGCACAAGAATCCGCAAACGGTTAAATTACCAACTGCTCGGCCACTTGCTGGCGAATATCGAGACGATTTTCAGAATTACTCAACCAATATGATCGGTCAGTTGAGCGTTTTCGATGAGGGTTTCGCTGCTGCAGGTGATTTTGAATAA
- the erpA gene encoding iron-sulfur cluster insertion protein ErpA, producing the protein MTDVADAVAEALNITASAVSKVRELVVEEHNADLMLRVFVTGGGCAGFQYGFTFDESTDDDDTLIEKEGIRFVIDSLSVQYLGGSTVDYSEGLEGSRFVIQNPTASTTCGCGSSFAI; encoded by the coding sequence ATGACTGATGTGGCAGATGCTGTAGCGGAAGCATTAAATATTACGGCCTCGGCGGTCAGTAAGGTTCGGGAGTTAGTGGTCGAAGAGCATAATGCCGACCTTATGTTGCGTGTGTTTGTTACCGGAGGGGGTTGTGCCGGTTTTCAGTACGGCTTTACGTTCGATGAATCAACCGACGATGACGACACCCTGATTGAAAAAGAAGGTATCCGCTTTGTGATTGATTCTTTAAGTGTTCAATACTTGGGCGGTTCTACGGTCGACTATTCCGAAGGCTTGGAAGGCAGCCGGTTTGTTATTCAAAACCCAACCGCATCGACAACCTGCGGCTGTGGCTCGTCATTTGCCATCTAG
- a CDS encoding bactofilin family protein, which produces MWGSEKTVGKNVTLITAKAEILGDIRISEALQIEGAIKGNILADPDSNAEVTIGVKGIVEGEIRAPHVVINGEVKGDVYSSEHITLNKNALVTGDVHYVMMEMVMGAKVNGKLLHVTSEQGKKAKKDPISMIEPVNLSAVELNK; this is translated from the coding sequence ATGTGGGGCAGTGAAAAAACCGTGGGTAAAAATGTAACGCTAATTACAGCAAAAGCAGAAATACTGGGTGATATTCGAATTTCCGAGGCATTGCAGATCGAGGGTGCTATAAAAGGCAATATCCTTGCAGATCCGGACAGTAACGCGGAAGTGACCATTGGTGTCAAAGGGATCGTGGAAGGCGAGATCCGAGCACCACACGTGGTGATTAACGGCGAAGTTAAGGGCGATGTCTATTCTTCCGAACACATTACGCTGAATAAGAACGCACTGGTTACGGGCGATGTTCACTACGTGATGATGGAAATGGTGATGGGTGCCAAGGTTAATGGCAAGCTGTTGCATGTCACCAGTGAGCAGGGCAAGAAAGCGAAAAAGGATCCGATCAGTATGATCGAACCTGTGAACCTATCTGCTGTAGAATTAAACAAATAG
- a CDS encoding DUF6776 family protein has translation MGQVKGRVLENLVVVPHRPWRRFIYIVLTLLTMAAGVYTSYWYGISQGIGQEKVLYQQRQQLQIELLESIGREDELRQLVAVLENATFVDKESVDGVRQTNRELTDRIAQLEEDVSLYQGIMSPSVNAAGLTIQEVTLVKTASANRYRFKVMLTQVGNNSSYLRGFVGVTIVGVQGDTVTAYPLKDLSIDISDTEIKFRYRYFQDFTGELVLPENFTPDQLQVIAQSVGDKPARLEKAYIWSDLETGNNVGQ, from the coding sequence ATGGGTCAAGTTAAAGGCAGGGTGCTGGAAAATTTAGTCGTAGTACCCCATCGCCCGTGGCGTCGTTTTATATATATCGTGCTGACATTGTTAACCATGGCTGCTGGTGTCTATACTTCATATTGGTATGGTATAAGTCAGGGTATTGGTCAGGAAAAGGTCCTGTATCAGCAGCGGCAGCAGCTACAGATTGAGCTATTGGAAAGTATAGGCCGGGAAGATGAACTGCGTCAGCTGGTGGCAGTGCTCGAAAATGCCACCTTCGTAGACAAAGAATCGGTTGACGGGGTTCGACAGACCAACCGTGAACTAACCGATCGGATTGCCCAACTAGAAGAAGATGTCTCGTTATATCAGGGCATTATGTCGCCGTCGGTGAACGCCGCCGGTTTGACGATTCAGGAAGTCACCCTGGTGAAAACCGCGAGCGCAAACCGCTATCGATTTAAGGTGATGTTAACGCAGGTCGGCAATAATTCCAGCTATCTGCGCGGCTTTGTCGGGGTGACTATTGTCGGGGTACAGGGTGACACTGTCACCGCCTACCCCCTGAAAGACCTATCAATAGACATAAGCGATACCGAAATCAAGTTTCGTTATCGCTACTTTCAGGACTTTACCGGTGAACTGGTCTTGCCTGAAAATTTTACGCCTGATCAACTTCAGGTCATAGCTCAATCTGTAGGCGATAAGCCCGCGCGATTGGAAAAAGCGTATATCTGGTCAGATTTGGAGACTGGAAACAATGTGGGGCAGTGA